The sequence below is a genomic window from Granulicatella elegans.
CTTTTAAAAAGTGTTCAGAACCTCTACCAAGTTCTTGTCCTCTTAAAGTATGCTTATCTAAAGCAATATCTGGTATCTCTGGAACATATCCTAATGCAAAATTTTTTATAATAATATTTTTTAATAAATCAGAAGAACGATCCTTCATAGATCCACACATTAATCTAATCGCATGGATAAAGAACATTGCCCGATCGGGTTCAGCATACAAAAATTCTTTTCTCATTGTATTTAAAGACTGAACAATCACAGCCATCTGTGGATTTCCCATCCCAATATCTTCTACTGAAATTGCTAATAATCTTCTCCATAATTTTTCTTCCATTTGAGGAGAGGTAATATACATTTCATACGCAAATTCGCATGCTTCTCTTTCTTTCCCCCTACGTATACTTTTTTGTAATGAGGAAATCACCTCATCAGCAGCTAAATCATTTCTTGTTCTCATACGAGCCCAAGGATCACTTACATATCTTTTACTCATCTTTTATTCCTCCTTCTTTATTTATAGTTTTATTATAGTTCTGGTATAAATTAAACTCCACACAAAAAACTACCGTATATAAAACGGTAGTTTAGTGTAATATTTCTAATAAAGCTTCGTATGAGGAATTATTAATTAGATAATTTATTCTATTTTCATCAAAAAAAACATTACTAATTTTATCGTAAAATTCTTCAAGATTTTTATTTTCTTCATTGCCTATAGAAATCAAGAAAATAACTTGAACTTTACGACTCTCCCATAAAATAGGACGTTTTAATGTTGCAACTACAACGAAGCTAGACTCACTCATCATTTCATATGGATGAGGAATTGCTACTAAATTTTCTAAATCAGTTTTGCCCATTTTTTCTCTTATAAGAACTGATTCTAAAAAATTATCAGACGTTAAATTATTTTTCATAGCACAATTGCACATTTCCTGTATTATATCTTCTTTTTTCTCTAAATCTAAATTTGAAATAAATAATTCTTTCGAAAAATATTTTAACCAACTTTTAGAATTGGAATTTTCTAACTGTTTCCGATATCTATTTATATCTTCTTTTTTTGGAAATAAATTTATCTCTAATATTGGAATATTAAACTTCATATTTAAGTTTGTTGTCGTAAAAATATAATCAATATTATTTTTTTTAAAATCAAATTTCTTTATATTTTCAACACTACATTCATAAATGTTTCCTAAAAAATCTCCAAAGTTTCTTTTACATTTAAGTTTTAAAAGATTACTGTTTTTCAATCCTGATTCACAAACTAAAATTATATTTTTCTTCCTTTTCTGCTCACTTTTTTGTTCCAATGACAATGCAAAAATAATAGCAATTAAACTAATCTCTTCATCTGGAAGTCGCTTGTTATAATACGATTCTAATATAATACTTCCTGTAAGCGCAATTGTATATGATAAAGGATATTCTCTTTTTAATTCATCCAATAAGGGATTTTTGATAAAAATATCATATTTCATTCTAATATCCATTAATACTAAATGTTTACTTAGTGATAAAATTAAGTCTAAATCATCACTAAAATCAATTCTTAGAGTACTATTTATAATTTCTAAAATTTTTAATACGAGATTATTAATTCTATTAGTAATTATAAAATTTGGTGCAAATTGAATATATGAATCAGAAGGTAGTACAGAAACGAACTGTAACATAAAAGCATCCGCTTCTTTTCTGCAAAAGGAAATACCATACATATTTTCAATAATATTAATATATTCATCTGTAATATTTTTTAGTTTTTCACTAAACTTTTCATTTTTGTAAAAAGCTAAAATACGGTAATTTTTACTAATTCTATTAATTGAAACAATAATATATTTCATAAAATAGTCGAATGAAATTTCTGACATTGAGATTTCATTTTTACTATTCTCTTCAATAATACTTTTAATTAGTTGTTCATATTCTCTAATATCGAATTCGTCACTATAGTTATTTATAATACAAATTCGTTTATTTAATTCTGAACCAACAATTCTAACACCATAATTAGGTCGCCTTTCAATTTCTAAATTATATATAGCTACATCGTTTTCAATTTTCTTTAAAATATTTGAAATAGTATTTCTAGATATATATAATTCATCACTCAAATAATCAATTTTCACAAACGTTTCTTCATTCAATAGTGTTCTTAAAATAAATTTTTTTCTCTCGTCTGTTGTATTTGGAAAATTAATTTCCTTTGACTCTTCAATAAGTTTATCAAATAATTGATGATTCTTAATTTCTAATAAATATCCGTAATGTTTTTTTGAAATAATACTCGCACCATATTTTGCTATAATTTCATTTATTTCTTTAATCCTATTTCTAAATGTTTTATCACTAATCGATAACTCTTTTGATAAATCACGTGAAGTCTTAAATTCACTTTCAGAAAGTCTAGTTAAAATCTCATACAAATTTGCATCCATATTAAATACTCCTATTCTACAATACAAATTCTAAACCTAATGAAAATGTACGTCAATATACCGAATATCTTATAAATTAAAATTTTTCAAAAAACAACTATTTGTAACAATACGAAAAAAATTATCTTCTAAATGCTTCTCCATAAACTCACGTGAAATAGAAATGATGTTTTTGTGAGAATAATCCTCACTTTTACAAACTTACTTGCATCCATTGCTACTTCGTGTTAATTCAAACAATTTTACTATTATTATTTTCTAACCTGAAGATGTTTAAACAACCAGAAATATTATTCTCAAACATTTGAAAATAAAGATAAAAATCAAAAGTTATTTCTATTTTTTGAAAATAACTTATAAAATTGATAGTTATTTCTAAATATTTGGAAATAATTACTTCTCAAATCCCACTCAAAAAACGTAAAAATAAAAATGACTTTTCACATTAAAAATGAGATTCGCAAAGCGAAGCTGCTTGTTTCCATGCTACCAAAGGAAAAGTCAATTTCTATTCCCGGAAATGAAAAAACACTCTGTGAAAATCCACAGAGTGTCGAAATGTTGATATATAAAATATTAACGTTTTGAGAATTGTGAAGCTTTACGAGCTTTCTTAAGACCTGGTTTTTTACGTTCTTTCATACGAGGATCACGAGTTAATAAACCAGCAGCTTTTAAAGCGCCACGGAAATCAGGATCAACTGTTAATAATGCACGAGCGATACCATGACGGATAGCTCCTGATTGACCAGTGAATCCACCACCATTAACGTTTACTAATACATCATAAGTTCCGATTGTTTCAGTAATGTTTAAAGGTTGTTTGATTACTTCATGTAAGTAAGCAAATGGAATATATTCTTCAATTGATTTTTTGTTAATAGTAATTTTACCTGTCCCTGGTACTAAGATAACACGGGCAGTTGAGTTTTTACGGCGTCCAGTGCCGCGGTATTGTGCTTGAGCCAATGCTTTTTCCTCCTTAAATTAGTGATTGGATGTCTACTGCTACTGGTTGTTGTGCAGCATGTGGATGTTCAGCTCCACCGTAAACATGTAATTTAGTAAATTGACGACGTCCTAAAGAGTTTTTAGGTAACATGCCTTTGATTGATAATTCAACTAATTTACGAGAGTTGTTTGCACGTAATTCACCAGCTGTACGAGCAGTCAATCCACCTGGGTGGTTTGAGTGGTGATAGTAAACTTTATCAGATGCTTTTTTACCTGTTAAAGCAACTTTATCAGCGTTGATGATGATTACGAAATCACCTGTGTCAACGTTAGGTGTAAATGTTGGTTTGTTTTTTCCACGTAAAATGCTTGCAGCAACAGCTGAAAGACGTCCTAATGGTACATCAGTAGCGTCGATTACAACCCAGTTACGTTCAGTAGTGCTAGCTTTTGCCATAAATGTTGTACGCACGATTTTTTCCTCCAAATTCTTCTTGGTATTTCTTCACATTGAGTTTAACGGGGCTCAATGGTGGTTTATCTAATTGGAATATCGAGTGATTCCTTTACTAAATGTAAGTAATCTCTCAGATAATTATTTAGCTAATGCTGATTTAGCTTGTTCAGCTAAAACAGTGAATGCTGCTGCATCGTTAACTGCTAAGTCGGCTAACATTTTGCGGTTCATTTCGATACCAGCTAATTTTAAGCCGTGCATTAATTTGCTGTAGCTTAATCCGTTTAAGCGAGCTGCCGCATTGATACGTGCAATCCATAATTTACGGAAATCACGTTTCTTTTGACGACGGTCACGGTAAGCATACATGTATGATTTCATGACTGCTTGTTTAGCTGTTTTAAATAATTTTGATTTCGCTCCGTAGTAACCTTTAGCTAATTTTAAAACACGGTTACGACGACGACGAGTAACTGTTCCACCTTTAACACGTGGCATAATTAATTCCTCCTTGGTCTTTCAGTCTCTTGCGACTGTCTAGAAAATGTAATAGTTTTGCGTGCTGAATTAACGCATTTGACTTAATTGTTGTTTAATACGTTTGATGTCAGTAGCGTGAACCATTGTTTGTTTACGCAAGTGACGACGTTGTTTCTTAGTTTTACCATGGAAACGGTGGCTTGTGAAGGCTTGTGAACGTTTTAATCCTCCACCACCTGTACGTTTGAAACGTTTAGCTGAACCACGGTGTGTTTTTTGTTTTGGCATGAGACTTTCCTCCTGTTACTTTTTACTTATCATTTTTTGGGCGATAACATCAAGAACATGCTTCGTCCGTCCATTTTTGCCTTTTGTTCGACAGTTGCAAGTTCGATAACTTGTTCTGCCAAACGTTCTAAAACCTTTTGTCCAATCTCTTTGTGAGTAATGGCACGTCCTTTAAAACGGATTGTAGCTTTCACTTTGTCGCCTTTTTCAAGAAACTTTTGTGCTGCTTTCAATTTCGTATTAAAGTCGTTTTCATCGATTGTAGGGCTTAGACGCACTTCTTTGATATTGATGACTTTTTGATTTTTACGAGCTTCACGTTCTTTCTTTTGTTGCTCAAAGCGATACTTACCATAATCCATAATTCGAGCAACTGGTGGTTTTGCATTTGGCGAAACTAAAACTAAATCTAGTCCAACTTGTTCTGCTAAACGCAATGCATCGTTTTTTGTTTGAACACCAATTTGTTCACCGTTATTGTCAATAACACGTAACTCACGAGCTCGAATTCCATCATTGACCATCATATCTTTTGCTATGATTGTTCACCTCCAAAATTTTTGAGAGAAAAAAGCAAAAAAGCAACGAGAACAAACTATCCCCGCTGCCAATGTCTTCATTAATTAAACATTACTATCAGCCCAAGGACTTTAGTCAACTTAGGCGAGAAGCGGGATGCTTCTGCTTGTTTTCTCAACTTCTATAGTCTACAGTAATTCTCTATCTCTGTCAACAATTTTACGAAAAATTATTTTATATTTTTTAAATTTTCTTCAAACTCCATCGTCTTTTTATTCATTTTGTTCTATAATATACATAATTAAGGGAGGAAATTTTATGAAAAAACAGTATTTACTATTATTATCTACTTTATTTGTTTTAACAGCTTGTAAGAGTCAGACTTCTACTCCTACTGAATCTACTACTCAAACAACTGTTTCTTCAACAACAACCTCAACTACAAAAGAAACAACAACTAAAGAAAAACCTACAACAGCTAAAACTGCTTCCGAAACGAAACAAGAAACGACTACTCAAGAAGCAAAGAAAGCCACTGTTCAAAATAATACTACTAAAACTCCTACTTCAATGAATATCGAGGAAATCAAAACTGGAAATTTAGCAAGTATTAAAGGAACATGGAGAAATGACTATGGTCAAGAATTAACGTTCCATGAAAATGGAACAGTTTCTGTTAAAGACTCTACTTTAAAAGTTCAACCAACTCAAACTCAATATCAAGAAGGTTTGTTAAACTGGATTTTCACTCCATTAGATAATCAACCTGCAGTTGGAAGTGCGATTATGACTTTTGTTCCTAAAAATCAAGTCGTAACATATGGTCTCATTGAAGGACATAAAGATACTTCTGATACTACTAAAGATCGTTTATTCGGTACTCAAGCTGCCCTAACTTCAGAATCACTGAAAAAAGCAATGTATTACAAAGTTTCAGAATAATAAAAATTGGCTCGACCTTTTTGAGGCTGAGCCATTTTCTATTTAATTTCCTAAAAATTTCTCAAGAAACATACTTGCGATGGTAAAGTACACAAATACACTCGTTAAGTCACTTACAGTAGTAATAAATAAACCACTCGCAAATGAAGGGTCAAATCCCATGGAATCAATTAATAATGGAATTAAACTTCCCGCGATTGTTGCAACTGTTATGGCAAAGAACATTGACACTCCAATAATTCCACCTAAAATCCAGTTTGCTTGCCACAAACCTACTACAACAAAAATAATGAATCCTGTCGCAATCCCACTAATAATCCCTGTTGCAACTTCTGATAAAATTGTCTTCATAAACACTGGTTTGTCTTCATTTAATCCAATCTTACGAACCGCAACGGCTAACGATTGTGTTCCCGCATTCCCTGCTGTACCTGTAATTAATGTAATGAAGATAGATAATACACTAGCTTGTCCAATAATTCCTTCATAACGACTTAATAAGGCTGCCGTCGTTAATCCTAAGAATAATAAACTAATTAACCATGGCAAACGTTTAGAGGCTGCAATAAATGGATTCACCGATTGTTCATCTACGTCTACCCCTGCTAAACCAGAATAGTCACTTGTTGCTTCTTCATCAATAACGTCAATCGCATCATCGACTGTAATAATCCCGATTAATTTTTCTTCTTCATCAATAACTGGAATAGCTAAGAAGTCATAATCTCGAATCATTTTTGCTACGGCATCTTGTGCTTCTTGCACTTCTACAGAAACGACACGATCTACCATGATTTCACTAATTTTCACATCTTCTTTATGAACGATTAAATCTTTCAATGTTAAGACACCTTTTAAACGATTCTCTTCATCTACAACATACACATAATAAATTGTTTCTGCTTCTTCTGCCATTTTTTTAACAGTTGTCATCGCACTTCCAACTGTTTGGCTTTCATGAATGGCGATAATTTCTGTAGTCATCATCGCGCCTGCTGTATCATCTTCATAATTTAATAATTCGCGGATTTCATTGGAAGTTTTATGAGGCATCATGCGTAAATATTTTCTAACTTCATCTTCTTGTACTTGTTGCAAAATATCTACCGCATTATCGGCATACATTTCTGCTAACATTCTTGCAGCATACCGCTCATCCATTTCTCGAAGATATTCTTCCACATCTTCGACATCTTCTTCAATGATTTCAAATACAGGTGCCATGTCTTCAGGTGACAGATATTGATACACCAATTGACGTTGTTCCACACTAAGAGACAAGTAAATCTGCGCTTGATCATAAGTATGATTTTCTAAAAATATTTCTTTAAATTGATGTTTATCATCTGTTTTTAACGTATGATGAATTTGTTCTAAAATTTCATCAAATTCATAAACCATTTCAGGCATCGAATCACCTCTATTAATCATTCTTTTTTTCACTTGAAATAATTATACCTTTTATCCTACAAAATTGACAATATGAACGCCTTTATTTTTATAGATTTTATTCATTGATTTTGCTACACTGATAACAAATAAATGATTAGGAGATGCGTTATGAAAAAAAGGATTTTCTT
It includes:
- the mgtE gene encoding magnesium transporter; amino-acid sequence: MPEMVYEFDEILEQIHHTLKTDDKHQFKEIFLENHTYDQAQIYLSLSVEQRQLVYQYLSPEDMAPVFEIIEEDVEDVEEYLREMDERYAARMLAEMYADNAVDILQQVQEDEVRKYLRMMPHKTSNEIRELLNYEDDTAGAMMTTEIIAIHESQTVGSAMTTVKKMAEEAETIYYVYVVDEENRLKGVLTLKDLIVHKEDVKISEIMVDRVVSVEVQEAQDAVAKMIRDYDFLAIPVIDEEEKLIGIITVDDAIDVIDEEATSDYSGLAGVDVDEQSVNPFIAASKRLPWLISLLFLGLTTAALLSRYEGIIGQASVLSIFITLITGTAGNAGTQSLAVAVRKIGLNEDKPVFMKTILSEVATGIISGIATGFIIFVVVGLWQANWILGGIIGVSMFFAITVATIAGSLIPLLIDSMGFDPSFASGLFITTVSDLTSVFVYFTIASMFLEKFLGN
- the rpmI gene encoding 50S ribosomal protein L35, with protein sequence MPKQKTHRGSAKRFKRTGGGGLKRSQAFTSHRFHGKTKKQRRHLRKQTMVHATDIKRIKQQLSQMR
- the infC gene encoding translation initiation factor IF-3, which produces MVNDGIRARELRVIDNNGEQIGVQTKNDALRLAEQVGLDLVLVSPNAKPPVARIMDYGKYRFEQQKKEREARKNQKVINIKEVRLSPTIDENDFNTKLKAAQKFLEKGDKVKATIRFKGRAITHKEIGQKVLERLAEQVIELATVEQKAKMDGRSMFLMLSPKK
- a CDS encoding DUF6287 domain-containing protein, coding for MKKQYLLLLSTLFVLTACKSQTSTPTESTTQTTVSSTTTSTTKETTTKEKPTTAKTASETKQETTTQEAKKATVQNNTTKTPTSMNIEEIKTGNLASIKGTWRNDYGQELTFHENGTVSVKDSTLKVQPTQTQYQEGLLNWIFTPLDNQPAVGSAIMTFVPKNQVVTYGLIEGHKDTSDTTKDRLFGTQAALTSESLKKAMYYKVSE
- a CDS encoding BglG family transcription antiterminator, with product MDANLYEILTRLSESEFKTSRDLSKELSISDKTFRNRIKEINEIIAKYGASIISKKHYGYLLEIKNHQLFDKLIEESKEINFPNTTDERKKFILRTLLNEETFVKIDYLSDELYISRNTISNILKKIENDVAIYNLEIERRPNYGVRIVGSELNKRICIINNYSDEFDIREYEQLIKSIIEENSKNEISMSEISFDYFMKYIIVSINRISKNYRILAFYKNEKFSEKLKNITDEYINIIENMYGISFCRKEADAFMLQFVSVLPSDSYIQFAPNFIITNRINNLVLKILEIINSTLRIDFSDDLDLILSLSKHLVLMDIRMKYDIFIKNPLLDELKREYPLSYTIALTGSIILESYYNKRLPDEEISLIAIIFALSLEQKSEQKRKKNIILVCESGLKNSNLLKLKCKRNFGDFLGNIYECSVENIKKFDFKKNNIDYIFTTTNLNMKFNIPILEINLFPKKEDINRYRKQLENSNSKSWLKYFSKELFISNLDLEKKEDIIQEMCNCAMKNNLTSDNFLESVLIREKMGKTDLENLVAIPHPYEMMSESSFVVVATLKRPILWESRKVQVIFLISIGNEENKNLEEFYDKISNVFFDENRINYLINNSSYEALLEILH
- the rplM gene encoding 50S ribosomal protein L13, coding for MRTTFMAKASTTERNWVVIDATDVPLGRLSAVAASILRGKNKPTFTPNVDTGDFVIIINADKVALTGKKASDKVYYHHSNHPGGLTARTAGELRANNSRKLVELSIKGMLPKNSLGRRQFTKLHVYGGAEHPHAAQQPVAVDIQSLI
- the rpsI gene encoding 30S ribosomal protein S9, translating into MAQAQYRGTGRRKNSTARVILVPGTGKITINKKSIEEYIPFAYLHEVIKQPLNITETIGTYDVLVNVNGGGFTGQSGAIRHGIARALLTVDPDFRGALKAAGLLTRDPRMKERKKPGLKKARKASQFSKR
- the rplT gene encoding 50S ribosomal protein L20 produces the protein MPRVKGGTVTRRRRNRVLKLAKGYYGAKSKLFKTAKQAVMKSYMYAYRDRRQKKRDFRKLWIARINAAARLNGLSYSKLMHGLKLAGIEMNRKMLADLAVNDAAAFTVLAEQAKSALAK